From a region of the Betta splendens chromosome 5, fBetSpl5.4, whole genome shotgun sequence genome:
- the ppp4r2b gene encoding serine/threonine-protein phosphatase 4 regulatory subunit 2-B yields the protein MEIDSLQEALRDFDKKAKKEASPHLEQFLCHVAKTGETMVQWSQFKNYFLFKLEKVMDDFRASAPEQRGPANPNVESIPFEDMKERILKIVKGYNGIPFTIQRLCELLTEPKRNYTGIDKFLRGVEKNVMVVSCIHPTSEKNGCSAVNRMNGVMLPGNTSAFTERKVNGPGTPRPLNRPKVSLANSLAANGLPDSTDNKDLSMEQESDKESRHVSASGGSLGSSVKNKHPDAEEGMESEQQEVKRLKFSKQEEEEEDDEEEEDDEQEEDTLRPLHVTCLSKEAEAMVQEEEDEEEEEEKEVRYSKEHEASSSAAAVTEKQEPTSSTQVEACEGSVEEADQAEREVPCGSEEEGSDMDQTEQQAPAGVLESPETSRDSEESNSDPVSSSSSSSSSSSSSSSSGSSCSIDESAEAAREDVAFTPSSSTTERPTEGAMESAILNTGTTEEPMEQD from the exons ATGGAAATCGACTCGCTTCAAGAGGCGCTTAGAG ATTTTGACAAGAAGGCAAAGAAGGAGGCATCTCCTCATCTGGAGCAGTTTCTATGTCATGTTGCCAAGACCGGAGAGACCAt gGTTCAGTGGTCCCAGTTTAAAAACTACTTCCTTTTCAAATTGGAGAAAGTGATGGACGACTTCAGAGCCTCGGCACCTGAGCAAAGGGGTCCTGCCAATCCCAACGTGGAGTCCATTCCATTTGAAGACATGAAGGAGAGAATCCTGAAGATTGTAAAGGGTTACAATGG AATCCCATTCACGATTCAGCGCTTGTGTGAGTTGCTCACAGAACCGAAGAGAAACTACACAGGAATAGATAAGTTTCTTCGAGGGGTGGAGAAG AATGTAATGGTGGTGAGTTGTATTCATCCAACCTCAGA GAAAAATGGATGCAGTGCCGTTAACAGAATGAATGGAGTGATGCTTCCTGGGAACacatctgcttttacagagAG AAAAGTGAATGGACCAGGGACTCCTCGGCCGCTGAATCGACCGAAGGTGTCTTTGGCCAACTCACTAGCGGCGAATGGTCTGCCAGACAGCACAGACAACAAAGATCTCAGCATGGAGCAAGAAAGTGACAAAGAATCCAGGCAT GTTTCAGCATCAGGAGGCTCACTGGGGAGCtctgtgaagaacaaacatccAGATGCAGAGGAGGGCATGGaatctgagcagcaggaggtgaagaGACTTAAGTTTAGTaaacaagaggaggaagaggaagatgatgaggaagaggaagatgacgagcaggaggaggacacactGAGGCCTTTACATGTAACCTGCCTCTCAAAAGAGGCTGAAGCcatggtgcaggaggaggaagatgaggaggaggaggaggagaaggaggtcaGGTACAGCAAGGAGCACGAGGCCTCCAgtagtgctgctgctgtcactgaaaaacaag AACCAACCAGTAGCACGCAGGTAGAGGCTTGTGAAGGCTCTGTCGAGGAGGCAGATCAAGCTGAGAGGGAGGTGCCGTGTGGCTCTGAGGAAGAGGGCAGTGACATGgatcagacagagcagcaggctcCTGCAGGTGTCCTGGAGAGCCCTGAGACCAGCAGGGACAGTGAGGAGAGCAACAGTGacccagtcagcagcagcagcagcagcagcagcagtagtagtagcagcagcagcagcggtagCAGCTGTAGCATAGATGAGAGTGCAGAAGCTGCCAGAGAAGACGTAGCTTTCACTCCATCTAGCAGTACGACTGAACGTCCTACAGAGGGTGCCATGGAAAGTGCCATCTTGAACACTGGGACCACTGAAGAGCCAATGGAGCAGGACTAG
- the pdzrn3b gene encoding E3 ubiquitin-protein ligase PDZRN3-B isoform X3 has translation MGCSLCSLQKPEEHYKLLYEVCQVNGKDLSKATHDQAVEAFRTAKEPIMVQVLRRAPHPKAVASAGNAEVSDTSTQTDITLQHIMALTKLPPSSPPMTELEEYLLPEEHPPGHAYFDPSDFLEGIQQDMEREELEYEEVELYRANIQDKLGLTICYRTDDEDEAGIYISEIDPNSIAAKDGRIREGDKIIQINGVEIQNREDAVALLTSEGNQNISLLVARPEIQLDEGWMDDDRNDFLDDLHMDMLEQQHHQAMQFTASMLQQKKHEEDGGTTDTATLLSNHHEKDSGVGRTDESTRNDESSEQENLGDDHTTASNTLGSCRKLAYSQDTLGSSDLPFGGESFFSADAADADFLGIPAYECERFRELLELKCQMRSGGAQGPCCHGDGGAEGQDQEGVDKELELLNEELRTIELECLNIVRAHKMQQLREQYRESWMLHDSGFRNYNTSIDARRHELSDITELPEKSDKDSSSAYNTGESCRSTPLTLELSPDNSLRRGSAAGPSGSGGRVLTPLSPVQEACGPGRSRGPRDADGAAQPEGKERKLAEQSKPGRGFSQPHSPYKHAHIPAHAQHYQSYMQLIQQKSAVEYAQSQMSLVSMCRDPAAAAGDLEPRMEWKVKIRSDGTRYITKRPVRDRLLRERAIRIHEERSGMTTDDDAASELKMGRYWSKEERKQHAVRAKEQRQRREFMKQSRADCLKELGSPEDRKEPSIIELSHKKMMKKRNKKIFDNWMTIQELLTHGTKSPDGTRVYNSLLSVTTV, from the exons ATGGGATGCAGCCTCTGTTCCCTGCAGAAGCCCGAGGAGCATTACAAACTACTCTATGAAGTCTGCCAG gtcAATGGCAAGGACCTGTCCAAGGCCACCCACGACCAGGCGGTGGAGGCCTTCCGCACGGCCAAGGAGCCCATCATGGTCCAGGTTCTGCGCCGGGCCCCGCACCCCAAAGCCGTGGCCTCCGCCGGCAACGCCGAGGTTTCAGACACCAGCACCCAGACCGACATCACCCTTCAGCACATCATGGCGCTCACCAAGCTGCCTCCGTCCTCGCCGCCCAtgacggagctggaggagtaCCTGCTGCCGGAGGA GCATCCTCCAGGACACGCATACTTTGACCCCAGTGATTTTCTGGAAGGCATTCAGCAGGACATGGAGCGTGAGGAGCTGGAGTATGAG GAGGTGGAGCTGTACCGAGCCAATATCCAAGACAAACTGGGCTTGACCATCTGTTATAGGACCGATGACGAGGACGAGGCCGGGATCTACATcagtgag ATCGACCCCAACAGCATCGCTGCCAAAGACGGACGAATTAGAGAAggagacaagatcatccag ATCAACGGTGTTGAGATCCAGAACCGGGAGGATGCCGTGGCTCTGCTCACCAGTGAAGGCAACCAGAACATCTCCCTGCTGGTTGCCAGACCAGAGATTCAG CTGGACGAGGGCTGGATGGATGACGACCGCAACGACTTCTTGGATGACCTGCACATGGAcatgctggagcagcagcaccaccaggcCATGCAGTTCACTGCCAGCATGCTGCAGCAG AAGAAGCACGAGGAAGACGGCGGCACCACCGACACGGCCACGCTCCTGTCCAACCACCACGAGAAGGACAGCGGCGTCGGCCGCACCGACGAGAGCACGCGCAACGACGAGAGCTCCGAGCAGGAGAACCTGGGCGACGACCACACCACGGCCTCCAACACGCTgggcagctgcaggaagctggcCTACAGCCAGGACACCCTGGGCAGCAGCGACCTGCCCTTCGGCGGCGAGTCCTTCTTCTCCGCCGACGCCGCCGACGCCGACTTCCTGGGCATCCCGGCCTACGAGTGCGAGCGCTTCCGAGAACTCTTGGAACTGAAGTGCCAGATGAGGAGCGGCGGGGCCCAGGGCCCGTGCTgccacggcgacggcggcgccgAGGGCCAGGACCAGGAGGGCGTGGacaaggagctggagctgctgaacgaGGAGCTGCGCACCATCGAGCTGGAGTGCCTGAACATCGTCCGCGCCCACaagatgcagcagctgagggagcagTACCGCGAGTCCTGGATGCTCCACGACAGCGGCTTCCGCAACTACAACACCAGCATCGACGCGCGGCGCCACGAGCTCTCCGACATCACGGAGCTGCCGGAGAAGTCGGACAAGGACAGCTCCAGTGCCTACAACACGGGGGAGAGCTGCCGCAGCACCCCGCTCACCCTGGAGCTGTCTCCAGACAACTCGCTCCGCAGAGGGAGCGCGGCAGGCCCGTCCGGCTCCGGCGGCCGCGTCCTCACGCCCCTGTCGCCCGTCCAGGAGGCGTGCGGCCCCGGCAGGAGCCGAGGCCCCAGGGATGCGGATGGAGCCGCGCAGCCAGAGGGCAAGGAGCGGAAGCTGGCGGAGCAGAGCAAGCCCGGGCGAGGCTTCTCCCAGCCGCACTCGCCCTACAAGCACGCCCACATCCCCGCCCACGCCCAGCACTACCAGAGCTACATGCAGCTGATCCAGCAGAAGTCGGCCGTGGAGTACGCCCAGAGCCAGATGAGCCTGGTGAGCATGTGCCGCgaccccgccgccgccgccggcgacCTGGAGCCCAGGATGGAGTGGAAGGTGAAGATCCGCAGCGACGGCACGCGCTACATCACCAAGAGGCCCGTGCGGGACCGCCTCCTGAGGGAGCGCGCCATCCGCATCCACGAGGAGCGCAGCGGCATGACCACGGACGACGACGCCGCCAGCGAGCTGAAGATGGGCCGCTACTGGAGCAAGGAGGAGCGCAAGCAGCACGCCGTGCGCGCCAAGGAGCAGCGGCAGAGGCGCGAGTTCATGAAGCAGAGCCGGGCTGACTGCCTGAAGGAGCTGGGCAGCCCCgaggacaggaaggagcccAGCATCATCGAACTCAGCcacaaaaagatgatgaaaaaGAGGAACAAGAAAATATTTGACAACTGGATGACCATCCAGGAACTGCTGACCCACGGTACCAAGTCTCCGGACGGTACCAGGGTCTACAACTCCCTGCTGTCTGTGACCACGGTGTGA